From the Daucus carota subsp. sativus chromosome 8, DH1 v3.0, whole genome shotgun sequence genome, one window contains:
- the LOC108199509 gene encoding mediator of RNA polymerase II transcription subunit 22a codes for MNKGGTGGGGGGPTAAAALAAAQKQKTLQQKVDNDIGNIVDNFSFIVNVARVNDPPVRNSQEAFMMEMRASRMVQAADSLLKLVSELKQTAIFSGFATLNDHVEQRTEELNQLADKTDGMLARIGEDAAASLTELESHYYSSVRTSQIDTM; via the exons ATGAACAAGGGAGGTacaggaggtggtggtggtggtcccACAGCTGCAGCTGCGCTTGCTGCTGCTCAAAAGCAGAAGACTTTGCAACAGAAAGTTGACAATGACATTGGAAATATTGTTGACAATTTCAGTTTCATCGTCAATGTTGCCCGG GTTAATGATCCACCTGTCAGAAATTCACAAGAAGCTTTCATGATGGAGATGCGTGCATCCAGAATG GTTCAGGCAGCCGATTCATTGCTTAAATTGGTGTCAGAGTTGAAGCAAACAGCCATCTTTTCAGGGTTTGCGACCCTTAATGATCATGTAGAGCAAAGAACAGAGGAACTAAACCAGCTGGCAGACAAAACAGATGGCATGTTGGCCAGAATCGGAGAGGATGCTGCTGCTAGTCTTACGGAGCTTGAATCTCACTATTATTCGTCTGTTAGGACAAGCCAAATTGACACCATGTAA